A stretch of the Kroppenstedtia eburnea genome encodes the following:
- the trhA gene encoding PAQR family membrane homeostasis protein TrhA, translating into MKWWKMKEPVNTWTHFVTFLAGIVGLVFLILLSREQLSALVTMTIYGVSVILLYGASSLYHWVRTTPEKEMILKKLDHIAIYLLIAGSYTPVFYYGLEGAWKWVMLTAVWVLALIGMILKIWFIHAPRYVSTAFYVTLGWIALIPLVQLIHSLPVGALVLMVAGGVAYTLGAVIYATKWCDLFPNRFGFHEVFHLFIMAGTGLHFAMMVAYILPMGVK; encoded by the coding sequence GTGAAATGGTGGAAGATGAAAGAACCGGTGAATACTTGGACGCACTTTGTCACGTTTCTGGCCGGGATTGTCGGACTGGTGTTCCTGATTCTGCTCAGCCGTGAACAGCTTTCGGCTCTGGTCACCATGACGATTTACGGGGTCAGCGTGATCCTCCTCTATGGGGCCAGTTCCCTGTATCATTGGGTGCGGACCACCCCCGAAAAAGAGATGATCCTGAAAAAACTGGATCATATTGCGATCTATCTGTTGATCGCCGGCTCCTACACACCGGTTTTTTATTACGGGCTGGAGGGAGCCTGGAAGTGGGTGATGCTGACGGCGGTCTGGGTGCTTGCCTTGATCGGGATGATCCTGAAGATCTGGTTTATCCACGCTCCACGCTATGTATCCACCGCTTTCTATGTCACCCTGGGCTGGATCGCGCTGATTCCTCTGGTCCAATTGATCCACAGCCTTCCTGTGGGGGCGCTGGTGTTGATGGTGGCAGGTGGCGTCGCCTATACTCTGGGTGCCGTGATCTACGCCACCAAATGGTGTGATTTATTCCCCAACCGTTTTGGCTTTCACGAAGTGTTTCATCTGTTCATCATGGCCGGAACCGGCCTCCACTTTGCGATGATGGTGGCTTATATACTTCCCATGGGAGTCAAGTGA
- a CDS encoding metal ABC transporter substrate-binding protein → MNRRIARIGILFILFALVVSGCGESGATSGPEDGKLKISASLYPLAFFAEEIGGEHVTVTHLVPPGVDAHDFEPTPKDVVKMADSDVLLYNGIGLEGWVDQVKSSLEGNTLIVNASKGVPLIKTDPHEEHGHDEHEKDHAHEHGNQDPHVWLDPVRAKQQAANIKNALVEKDPKQRGDYERNYDQLAQRLDHLHQQFKETVNKAEGKSFVVSHAACGYLADRYGLNQISVSGLSPSEEPSPKKLREVVKTARKHRVKYILFETLVSSKVAKTVQKEVGARPLTIHPLEGLTQQEKSRGENYFTLMEKNADHLGKALETK, encoded by the coding sequence ATGAACAGACGGATCGCCCGGATCGGAATCTTATTTATTCTGTTTGCTTTGGTTGTCTCGGGCTGTGGCGAAAGTGGGGCAACATCCGGCCCGGAGGACGGAAAATTGAAGATATCCGCCAGTCTGTATCCGCTTGCTTTTTTTGCCGAAGAGATCGGGGGGGAGCATGTGACGGTCACCCATCTGGTTCCTCCGGGGGTCGATGCCCACGATTTTGAACCGACACCGAAAGATGTGGTGAAGATGGCGGACTCCGACGTACTCCTTTATAACGGTATCGGGTTGGAAGGCTGGGTGGACCAGGTGAAAAGCAGCCTGGAAGGGAACACCCTGATCGTGAATGCATCCAAGGGAGTTCCTCTGATTAAAACAGACCCGCATGAGGAACACGGACATGATGAGCATGAAAAAGACCATGCCCATGAACATGGTAATCAAGATCCCCATGTGTGGCTGGATCCGGTCCGTGCCAAGCAACAAGCGGCCAACATCAAGAATGCATTGGTGGAGAAGGACCCGAAACAGCGGGGGGATTATGAACGGAATTATGATCAGTTGGCCCAACGTCTGGACCATCTCCACCAGCAATTCAAAGAGACGGTGAACAAGGCGGAAGGCAAATCTTTTGTCGTCTCCCACGCGGCTTGCGGGTATCTGGCCGACCGTTACGGATTGAATCAGATCTCTGTTTCGGGTCTGTCCCCCTCGGAGGAACCCAGTCCCAAGAAATTGCGCGAAGTGGTGAAGACGGCACGGAAGCACCGGGTGAAATATATTCTGTTTGAAACCCTGGTCAGCAGCAAAGTGGCCAAAACCGTGCAGAAAGAAGTCGGCGCCCGCCCCCTGACCATCCACCCGCTGGAAGGGCTGACCCAACAGGAAAAATCCCGGGGAGAAAACTACTTCACCCTCATGGAAAAGAATGCGGACCATTTGGGCAAAGCCCTGGAAACCAAATGA
- a CDS encoding SulP family inorganic anion transporter — MLADERFHRYQFPDVKRDLMAGITVGIVALPLAMAFAIASGVKPEYGIYTTIIAGLIVALLGGSRFQIAGPTGAFVPILLAVVLQHGYEDLLIAGFLAGILLVVMGLFKLGNLIKYMPRSVTIGFTSGIAVIIFTGQIANFFGLRGVEKKEAFHENILELIQRFPTVNSYSLLTAVIGLLLLIIIPKIAPRLPVLLLALVIPTLISVLFYPDQVESIGSAFGGIPQGLPTFHFPEITPDKIMKLLPSAFVIAVLGGIESLLSAVVADGMTGKRHHSNRELIGQGVANLVTPLLGGIPATGAIARTATNIRSGAVSPLSGVFQSLFVLIILLVFAPFASYIPLASMAPILMVVAWNMSEQKAFMHILKLRSGDSLVLVTTFLLTVFVNLTVAVQVGLLLAMVSFIKRMGNQLEVEKVLPDQPHGEQVSPHPVNAGRHCPQLSIYTIEGPLFFGAADRFERTLTRSIHHRPKVLLLRMRLVSLIDATGESHLSSLVSDFQQQGGVVLISGIRKQPLEMLKKSGLYGKIGPEHFFPRTGMALRHGLTLIDREKCGSCRHSAFRECEGWHKSRETKREMAVPD, encoded by the coding sequence TTGTTGGCAGATGAACGGTTTCATCGGTATCAGTTCCCTGATGTGAAACGGGATTTGATGGCCGGGATCACGGTCGGAATCGTTGCTCTTCCCCTTGCGATGGCTTTTGCCATCGCTTCCGGCGTCAAACCGGAATACGGAATTTACACCACGATCATCGCCGGTTTGATCGTCGCTCTGCTGGGAGGATCCCGTTTCCAGATCGCCGGTCCGACCGGTGCCTTCGTCCCCATTCTGCTCGCAGTTGTCCTGCAGCACGGATATGAAGATCTGCTCATTGCCGGGTTTTTGGCCGGAATCCTGCTGGTTGTGATGGGATTGTTCAAACTGGGAAACCTGATCAAATATATGCCCCGATCCGTAACCATTGGTTTCACCTCAGGGATTGCAGTCATTATTTTCACAGGGCAGATCGCCAATTTTTTCGGATTGAGGGGGGTTGAAAAAAAAGAGGCTTTTCATGAAAACATCCTGGAGTTGATTCAACGGTTCCCCACGGTCAACAGTTACAGTCTGTTAACCGCCGTGATCGGCCTTCTGTTGCTTATCATTATCCCGAAAATAGCCCCCAGGCTCCCAGTTCTCCTCTTGGCCTTGGTGATCCCGACCCTGATCTCTGTTCTGTTTTACCCCGACCAGGTGGAATCCATCGGGTCGGCTTTCGGGGGGATCCCGCAGGGCCTTCCAACCTTCCATTTCCCGGAAATCACTCCGGACAAAATCATGAAACTGCTGCCCTCCGCCTTTGTGATTGCGGTATTGGGGGGAATTGAATCCCTTCTGTCCGCCGTGGTGGCCGACGGTATGACAGGGAAGCGGCATCATTCCAACCGGGAACTCATCGGGCAGGGTGTGGCCAACCTGGTGACACCTCTGTTGGGAGGAATTCCGGCGACAGGGGCCATCGCCAGAACGGCAACCAATATTCGGAGTGGGGCCGTCAGTCCTCTTTCCGGAGTGTTTCAAAGTCTTTTTGTGCTGATCATCTTGTTGGTGTTCGCTCCCTTCGCCTCCTACATTCCCTTGGCGAGCATGGCACCCATCCTGATGGTCGTCGCCTGGAACATGAGTGAGCAAAAAGCCTTTATGCATATTTTGAAATTACGTTCCGGTGATTCACTGGTCCTTGTCACTACCTTTCTGCTGACCGTCTTCGTCAATTTGACGGTGGCGGTACAAGTCGGCTTGTTGCTTGCCATGGTCTCATTTATCAAACGGATGGGCAATCAGCTGGAAGTGGAGAAAGTGCTCCCGGATCAACCCCATGGGGAACAGGTGTCTCCTCATCCGGTGAATGCCGGCCGCCATTGCCCCCAGTTATCCATCTACACCATAGAGGGACCTCTCTTTTTCGGAGCAGCCGATCGGTTTGAACGCACACTCACCCGCTCGATCCATCACCGGCCCAAAGTGCTGTTGTTGCGCATGCGCCTGGTCTCCTTGATCGATGCCACCGGAGAAAGCCATCTCTCCTCCCTCGTATCCGATTTCCAACAGCAGGGAGGGGTGGTCCTGATCTCCGGGATTCGGAAACAACCGCTGGAAATGTTGAAAAAGAGCGGTCTGTATGGCAAAATCGGCCCGGAACACTTCTTTCCCCGCACGGGAATGGCCCTGCGTCACGGTCTCACCTTAATCGATCGGGAGAAATGCGGTTCTTGCCGCCACTCTGCTTTCCGTGAGTGCGAGGGGTGGCACAAAAGCAGGGAAACCAAAAGAGAAATGGCCGTTCCTGATTAA
- a CDS encoding ABC transporter ATP-binding protein: protein MNTFKRLKSFYWPYKGRFLLSIGALILVTGITVVYPLVLKLTIDEVIGKGKYEWVPWIAGGFLLLMTLKAVAVFFHQYHGDLFGIQSVYELRNALYKKLEALPFRFYDNAKTGDLMSRLTADVEAFRFFLSFGCAQFINFLLLLTLGLGIMMVLNLKLALVTLLAMPFLAVTVYRFDQKVHPAFKNIRRSFAQLTTKVQENISGIQTVKAMAREDFEIGQFNRRNEQYKQTNVETGYIWGTYFPLMELIGNIAVVALLGYGGWLVLRGELLLGELVAFFSLIWYIIGPLMFLGFTINTYSQSKAAGERLLEILDEPEEIQSGSGAIVQERLKGDVQFRSVSHRYPGKEEWALRGVDLDAPAGKVIGLIGATGSGKTTITQLISRFYEATEGEVLIDGRRVQDFDLRCLRQNIGVVFQESFLFSSTIRDNIAYGNPEVSMDEIREAARRAQAHDFIESFPRGYETMLGERGLGLSGGQKQRIAIARALVINPAILILDDSTSAVDMETEHKIQAAFREVMKGRTTFVIAHRISSVKDADEILVLDRGRVAERGTHAELLQQKGYYRRIYDIQFRDRHRVPVS, encoded by the coding sequence TTGAACACGTTCAAGAGACTGAAATCTTTTTACTGGCCCTACAAGGGCCGGTTCCTTTTGTCCATCGGGGCCCTCATCCTGGTGACGGGGATCACGGTGGTCTATCCCCTGGTGCTGAAGCTGACCATCGACGAGGTGATCGGAAAAGGCAAATACGAATGGGTTCCCTGGATTGCGGGAGGGTTTTTGCTGCTGATGACGCTCAAGGCGGTCGCCGTTTTTTTTCACCAGTATCACGGTGATCTGTTCGGGATCCAGTCCGTCTATGAGCTGCGAAACGCCCTCTATAAAAAGCTGGAGGCACTACCCTTCCGCTTTTATGACAACGCCAAGACCGGGGACTTGATGTCCCGCCTGACGGCGGACGTGGAAGCGTTCCGCTTTTTTCTTTCCTTCGGCTGTGCCCAGTTTATCAACTTTCTGTTGTTGTTGACCCTGGGATTGGGGATCATGATGGTCCTCAATCTGAAATTGGCCCTGGTGACCTTGCTGGCGATGCCCTTTCTGGCAGTGACGGTCTATCGGTTTGATCAAAAGGTGCACCCCGCTTTCAAAAACATCCGCCGCTCCTTCGCTCAACTGACCACCAAGGTGCAGGAGAACATCAGCGGAATCCAGACGGTCAAGGCGATGGCCCGGGAGGATTTTGAGATCGGGCAGTTTAACCGGCGAAATGAACAATATAAACAGACTAACGTGGAGACGGGATATATCTGGGGAACTTATTTTCCACTGATGGAATTGATCGGAAATATCGCGGTGGTGGCTTTGTTGGGTTACGGGGGCTGGCTGGTGCTCCGGGGCGAATTGCTCCTGGGGGAGTTGGTCGCTTTTTTCAGTTTGATCTGGTATATCATCGGTCCGCTGATGTTTCTCGGCTTCACCATCAACACCTATTCCCAGTCCAAAGCCGCCGGGGAACGTCTGTTGGAAATCCTGGACGAACCGGAAGAGATCCAATCCGGCTCCGGAGCGATTGTGCAGGAGCGATTGAAGGGGGATGTCCAATTCCGCTCTGTTTCCCATCGCTATCCCGGGAAGGAGGAGTGGGCGCTGCGGGGTGTCGATTTGGATGCCCCGGCCGGGAAAGTGATCGGTCTCATCGGGGCCACCGGGTCGGGAAAAACCACCATCACCCAATTGATCTCCCGTTTTTATGAGGCGACGGAAGGGGAGGTCCTCATCGATGGTCGCAGAGTTCAGGATTTTGATCTCCGCTGTTTGCGGCAAAACATCGGGGTGGTCTTTCAGGAGTCTTTTCTGTTTTCCTCCACTATCCGGGATAATATTGCCTATGGAAATCCGGAGGTGTCCATGGATGAGATCCGGGAGGCGGCCCGCCGGGCTCAGGCCCATGATTTTATCGAAAGCTTCCCCCGGGGTTATGAAACCATGCTGGGTGAGCGGGGGTTGGGCCTCTCCGGGGGGCAGAAACAGCGGATCGCCATCGCCCGGGCTCTGGTGATCAACCCGGCCATCCTGATCCTGGACGATTCCACCAGCGCCGTCGACATGGAGACGGAGCACAAGATCCAGGCCGCCTTCCGGGAAGTGATGAAGGGGCGCACCACCTTTGTCATCGCCCACCGGATCTCCTCGGTGAAGGATGCCGACGAGATTTTGGTGCTGGATCGCGGCCGGGTGGCGGAACGGGGCACCCATGCGGAGTTGCTGCAACAAAAGGGATATTATCGCCGCATCTACGATATCCAATTTCGGGACCGACACAGGGTCCCAGTCTCCTGA
- a CDS encoding phosphotransferase family protein codes for MTRDDFSMEEISRWITGITGGWAPEAAFEELPGATSSVLYRVKPEGQSGERPLVLRLFTNREWLEEEPELPLHEVSALGAARKIAVTAPRPVAVDRSGTACGIPAVLMTEVPGAVNLQPDHLSHWLKKMAWTLSSIHEGEVGEFPWEYAPWYELTDLKPLEWSRHRKRWDRVLTLLAEGRPGRTAFIHRDFHPANILWEEDRVSGVVDWVNACRGPAEADVAHCRINLALLMGLEAAESFSQAYEQFSGHKYDPWWDLNAFAEFFPDRPVVYPGWPAFGVHHLTDRVMVERADLFLEAALAHMKE; via the coding sequence TTGACCAGAGACGATTTTTCCATGGAAGAGATCTCCCGCTGGATCACCGGGATCACCGGCGGATGGGCTCCGGAGGCCGCTTTTGAAGAACTGCCCGGGGCCACCTCCTCCGTCCTGTACCGGGTGAAACCTGAGGGACAATCCGGTGAAAGACCCTTGGTTCTGCGACTTTTCACCAACCGGGAGTGGTTGGAAGAAGAACCGGAGCTGCCCCTCCATGAAGTTTCCGCATTGGGTGCAGCCCGGAAAATCGCTGTGACGGCTCCCCGACCGGTGGCCGTTGATCGGTCGGGAACCGCTTGCGGAATACCCGCTGTCTTGATGACGGAGGTACCTGGTGCGGTGAACCTTCAACCGGATCACCTTTCCCACTGGTTGAAAAAAATGGCCTGGACTCTGTCTTCGATTCATGAAGGTGAAGTCGGAGAATTTCCCTGGGAATACGCTCCTTGGTATGAACTCACCGACCTGAAACCACTGGAATGGTCCCGCCACCGGAAAAGATGGGACCGGGTGCTCACGCTTCTTGCAGAGGGACGACCCGGACGGACTGCTTTCATTCACCGGGATTTCCACCCGGCAAACATCCTGTGGGAGGAAGACCGGGTCAGCGGTGTGGTGGATTGGGTCAATGCCTGCAGGGGACCGGCGGAAGCCGATGTCGCCCACTGTCGCATCAACCTGGCTCTGTTGATGGGACTGGAAGCGGCAGAATCCTTCTCACAAGCCTATGAGCAGTTTTCCGGTCATAAATATGACCCGTGGTGGGACCTGAACGCTTTTGCTGAATTCTTTCCCGACCGGCCCGTCGTCTACCCGGGCTGGCCCGCCTTCGGTGTTCACCATCTCACCGACCGGGTGATGGTGGAACGTGCCGATCTGTTTCTGGAGGCGGCACTGGCCCATATGAAGGAATGA
- a CDS encoding GNAT family N-acetyltransferase has product MFQLRQLLPSDYPAVISVLNLWWGGRHMTDMLPKLFFHHFHNTSLIMEKEGQPVAFLVGFVSPARSGEAYVHFVGVHPDYRRQGLAGQLYQRFFDAVSKEGCRRVRCLTSPSNRRSIRFHTRLGFQLIPSETLREGVPVHKDYDGPGRDRVLFVKELD; this is encoded by the coding sequence ATGTTTCAACTTCGCCAACTTCTCCCCTCCGACTACCCGGCGGTCATCTCCGTTCTCAACCTGTGGTGGGGTGGCCGTCACATGACCGACATGCTTCCCAAACTCTTTTTCCACCATTTCCACAACACCAGTCTGATCATGGAAAAAGAGGGGCAGCCGGTGGCTTTCCTCGTGGGATTCGTCTCCCCCGCCCGTTCCGGGGAGGCGTATGTCCATTTTGTGGGGGTCCATCCCGATTATCGGAGACAAGGCCTGGCCGGACAGCTGTACCAACGCTTTTTCGATGCCGTCTCCAAAGAGGGCTGTCGAAGAGTCCGCTGTCTCACTTCCCCTTCCAACAGGCGGTCCATCCGGTTCCATACCCGGCTCGGTTTTCAGCTGATTCCCAGTGAAACCCTCCGGGAAGGGGTCCCCGTTCACAAGGATTACGACGGTCCCGGCAGAGACCGGGTCCTGTTTGTAAAAGAGCTGGATTAA
- the tpx gene encoding thiol peroxidase, with protein MAEERQGAITFKGNPVTLLGPELKPGMTAPDFSALANDLSPVTLGDSNGFVRIFSVVPSLDTGVCDAQTRRFNEEAVNLGDRVKVITVSVDLPFAQQRWCGAAGIDRVQTVSDHRDLSFGTAYGVAIKELRLLARAVFVVDASDKVVHVEYVSEATQHPDYEAAVEAAKKAL; from the coding sequence ATGGCAGAAGAACGGCAAGGTGCAATCACCTTCAAAGGAAACCCTGTGACACTCCTGGGGCCGGAATTGAAACCGGGGATGACCGCTCCCGATTTCTCCGCGCTGGCCAATGACCTGAGTCCGGTCACCCTTGGAGACAGCAACGGATTTGTTCGCATCTTCAGCGTGGTTCCGTCCTTGGACACCGGGGTGTGCGATGCCCAGACCCGTCGCTTCAACGAAGAGGCTGTCAATCTGGGAGACCGGGTGAAAGTGATCACAGTCAGTGTCGATCTGCCTTTTGCCCAGCAGCGTTGGTGTGGAGCGGCCGGGATCGACCGGGTGCAAACCGTTTCCGATCACCGGGATCTCTCCTTTGGTACCGCCTACGGTGTGGCGATCAAAGAACTCCGTCTGTTGGCCCGGGCGGTGTTTGTCGTTGACGCGTCTGACAAAGTGGTTCATGTGGAGTATGTATCCGAAGCCACCCAGCATCCGGATTACGAAGCTGCGGTGGAAGCAGCCAAGAAAGCTCTTTGA
- a CDS encoding lipoate--protein ligase family protein produces MEDLLRQAEARFREVKPWRVLYEPGGEGSLPYAMEEAIGESVARGEAPATVRIWQGPRALVVAKKDLRTWQAVKAARMMKEVDWPVYVRQSGGTAVPHGPGTLNLSLFLPRPKEMKWNIDDIYRLLGAPLIRMLERSFGLEPYFGEVPGSFCDGRYNVVVRGKKIVGTSQIWKGGPAGLRSKRPGYILAHATLLTWIDREQAVSALNAFYEMAEGTRPVYIDTVATLASLVSSTPEEAGRLAAEGLLEVIGEWTGVRERELPTEKERMAARAYLDRSLPESYGE; encoded by the coding sequence ATGGAAGATCTGTTGAGACAAGCGGAAGCCCGGTTTCGGGAAGTCAAACCATGGAGGGTTCTGTACGAACCCGGCGGAGAGGGTTCCCTTCCCTATGCCATGGAAGAGGCGATCGGAGAGAGTGTGGCCCGGGGGGAGGCGCCGGCGACAGTCCGAATCTGGCAAGGGCCCCGGGCGCTGGTGGTGGCCAAAAAAGATTTGCGGACATGGCAGGCGGTAAAAGCGGCCCGGATGATGAAAGAGGTGGACTGGCCGGTCTACGTCCGCCAGAGCGGAGGCACCGCCGTTCCACATGGTCCCGGCACGCTGAACCTGTCCCTCTTTTTGCCCCGGCCGAAGGAGATGAAGTGGAACATCGACGATATCTATCGGTTGCTGGGGGCCCCCCTGATCCGGATGTTGGAAAGAAGCTTCGGTCTGGAACCGTACTTTGGGGAAGTGCCGGGTTCATTTTGTGACGGGCGTTACAATGTGGTGGTCCGGGGGAAAAAAATCGTCGGCACCTCCCAGATCTGGAAAGGCGGGCCGGCAGGGCTGAGGTCCAAACGGCCGGGCTATATCCTGGCCCACGCCACTCTCCTCACCTGGATCGACCGGGAGCAGGCGGTTTCCGCTCTGAATGCCTTTTATGAGATGGCTGAGGGAACCCGGCCGGTGTATATTGACACCGTGGCCACCCTCGCCTCCTTGGTCTCCTCCACCCCGGAAGAGGCGGGACGACTGGCGGCGGAGGGACTGCTGGAAGTGATCGGGGAGTGGACCGGAGTGAGGGAACGGGAGCTGCCCACGGAGAAAGAGCGGATGGCCGCAAGGGCGTACCTGGACCGGTCCCTGCCGGAATCCTACGGGGAGTAG
- a CDS encoding SCO family protein translates to MKNLWGRRTKILGLVALLLAVVGWMRWNPDPPSHPPDPVGVLSSPVPEFTFTDQKGKAFGFKDLKGKVWIADMIYTRCPGVGSPMTANMVRLQERLKKEGLAVQLVSFSIDPMYDSPAVLERYGKNLRADFENWKFLTTPSEPVMHRFLQTAFGSPISRKTEVEEEEEPLISHSSCFYLVDGRGKVISAYNGIRPDYGQIIRDVRSIQ, encoded by the coding sequence TTGAAAAATCTCTGGGGAAGAAGAACGAAGATATTGGGGTTGGTGGCTTTGCTTTTGGCAGTGGTGGGGTGGATGAGATGGAATCCGGATCCTCCGTCCCATCCTCCGGACCCCGTGGGGGTCCTCAGTTCCCCTGTACCCGAGTTCACCTTCACCGATCAGAAGGGAAAGGCTTTTGGATTTAAGGATCTGAAAGGAAAGGTGTGGATTGCGGATATGATCTACACCCGCTGTCCCGGGGTCGGTTCACCGATGACAGCCAATATGGTGCGGTTGCAGGAACGGTTGAAAAAAGAGGGGCTCGCTGTGCAATTGGTCTCATTCAGCATTGATCCGATGTATGACTCCCCTGCCGTTTTGGAAAGGTACGGAAAGAACCTGCGGGCCGATTTCGAAAACTGGAAATTCCTCACCACCCCAAGTGAACCGGTGATGCATCGCTTCCTGCAGACAGCCTTCGGCTCTCCGATTTCGCGAAAGACGGAGGTTGAAGAGGAGGAAGAACCCTTGATCAGTCATTCCTCCTGTTTTTATCTGGTGGATGGAAGAGGAAAGGTGATATCGGCGTATAACGGAATCCGGCCGGACTACGGGCAAATCATCCGGGATGTGCGTTCCATACAGTGA
- the thpR gene encoding RNA 2',3'-cyclic phosphodiesterase, with the protein MGSNPVHRLFIAIPLPDAQKEMLARQCESWATQWSFKKWVHPSDYHLTVQFLGACTFCQARDVQQTLKKLSPHLRPFRLALDGIGQFGVPTRPRILWAGVEGDLEQLHLLYSQVIQAVEPLGFPREKRPYRPHITLAKKYRLNDFPHQSMGRHFQPHPDRSQWTVEELVLYETHIYRSPMYQPRAVFRLGE; encoded by the coding sequence ATGGGATCCAACCCGGTTCACCGGCTTTTTATCGCCATTCCGTTGCCTGATGCGCAGAAAGAGATGCTCGCCCGCCAATGTGAGTCATGGGCGACACAGTGGAGTTTTAAGAAGTGGGTCCATCCCTCCGATTATCATCTCACCGTCCAGTTCCTCGGTGCCTGTACTTTTTGCCAGGCCCGGGATGTGCAGCAAACCTTGAAGAAACTCTCCCCTCATCTCCGGCCTTTTCGCCTCGCACTGGACGGAATCGGTCAGTTCGGGGTTCCCACCCGCCCGCGCATCCTGTGGGCGGGAGTGGAAGGGGACCTGGAGCAACTTCATCTGTTGTATTCCCAAGTGATACAGGCGGTGGAGCCTCTGGGCTTTCCACGGGAAAAGCGTCCCTATCGCCCTCATATCACCTTGGCCAAAAAATACCGGCTCAATGACTTTCCCCATCAAAGCATGGGCCGGCATTTCCAACCCCACCCCGATCGCTCCCAATGGACCGTGGAAGAGTTGGTTCTGTATGAAACCCACATTTATCGTTCCCCGATGTACCAACCCCGGGCGGTGTTCCGGCTGGGCGAATGA